One part of the Ancylomarina subtilis genome encodes these proteins:
- the tsaD gene encoding tRNA (adenosine(37)-N6)-threonylcarbamoyltransferase complex transferase subunit TsaD — translation MSITILGIESSCDDTSASVLRDGVIHSNIIATQTVHMAYGGVVPELASRAHQQNIIPVVDQALKEANVTADEIDAVAFTRGPGLLGSLMVGTSFAKGFALSKNIPLIEVNHLKAHILAHFIDDLKNTYDHPGFPFLALLVSGGNSQIIIVKDHMEMEVIGETIDDAAGEAFDKCAKVMGIPYPGGPVIDKRAKEGNPLAFEFSRPKIQGLNYSFSGLKTSFLYFIRDKVKVNPNFIEENMNDLCASLQYTIVDVLMNKVKRAVRETGIKEVAIAGGVSANSGLQNAMKETASKQGWKVYIPQLGYSLDNAAMVAITGYFKYLNKDFVEQDTAPFARMTIK, via the coding sequence ATGAGTATAACGATATTAGGAATTGAATCTTCGTGTGATGATACATCAGCTTCTGTTTTGAGAGATGGGGTGATTCATTCTAACATTATTGCCACTCAAACGGTGCATATGGCATATGGTGGGGTTGTGCCTGAACTTGCTTCACGTGCACACCAACAAAATATAATTCCGGTGGTTGATCAGGCTTTAAAAGAAGCCAATGTGACTGCTGATGAAATTGACGCTGTGGCCTTTACTCGTGGCCCTGGGCTTTTGGGGTCTTTGATGGTTGGAACATCATTTGCTAAAGGTTTCGCTTTGTCAAAAAATATTCCTCTGATTGAGGTGAATCACCTAAAGGCTCATATTCTGGCTCATTTTATTGATGATTTAAAAAACACTTACGATCATCCAGGTTTTCCATTTCTGGCACTTTTGGTTTCAGGAGGTAATTCACAAATTATTATTGTGAAAGATCATATGGAAATGGAGGTAATCGGCGAAACGATTGATGATGCTGCAGGTGAAGCATTTGATAAGTGTGCAAAGGTAATGGGAATTCCTTATCCGGGAGGCCCGGTAATTGATAAAAGAGCTAAGGAAGGTAATCCTTTGGCTTTTGAGTTTAGCCGACCAAAAATTCAAGGCTTGAATTATAGTTTTAGTGGCTTAAAGACTTCATTTTTATACTTCATCAGAGATAAAGTGAAAGTCAATCCTAATTTTATTGAGGAAAATATGAATGATTTGTGTGCTTCACTTCAATACACGATTGTTGATGTTCTAATGAATAAGGTTAAGCGTGCCGTCCGCGAAACGGGTATAAAAGAGGTTGCTATTGCAGGTGGTGTTTCTGCTAATTCTGGTTTGCAAAATGCAATGAAAGAGACTGCATCAAAACAAGGTTGGAAAGTTTATATCCCGCAGTTGGGTTATTCTCTTGACAATGCGGCGATGGTTGCCATTACCGGCTATTTTAAATATTTGAACAAGGATTTTGTGGAACAGGATACGGCTCCGTTTGCACGAATGACTATAAAATAA
- a CDS encoding class IV adenylate cyclase, producing MPINIEIKAHCRDLNKIREILKSHKADFKGVDHQIDTYFHSKNGRLKLREGNIENNLIHYEREDKQGCKESQFSLYKTETESGLKNILEKALGKKCVVEKDREIYFIENVKFHLDTVKNLGTFIEIEASNKDHNLTKDKLQEQSNFYIKLLQINAKDFISESYSDLLQQNSLFSQILIEE from the coding sequence ATGCCAATAAATATCGAAATAAAAGCCCATTGTCGCGATTTAAATAAAATCAGGGAAATTCTTAAGTCTCACAAGGCCGATTTCAAAGGGGTCGATCATCAAATCGACACATATTTTCATTCAAAAAATGGACGACTAAAACTTCGGGAGGGGAATATAGAAAACAACTTAATTCATTACGAAAGAGAAGATAAGCAAGGCTGCAAAGAAAGTCAGTTTTCCTTATACAAAACAGAGACAGAATCTGGTCTTAAAAATATTTTAGAAAAAGCATTGGGTAAAAAATGTGTTGTCGAAAAGGATAGAGAAATCTATTTTATTGAGAATGTCAAGTTTCATTTGGACACAGTTAAAAACTTAGGAACGTTTATCGAAATTGAAGCCTCAAACAAGGATCATAATCTCACAAAAGATAAGCTTCAGGAACAAAGCAATTTCTACATCAAGCTTCTCCAAATAAATGCAAAAGACTTTATTTCAGAATCCTATTCCGATCTGCTTCAGCAAAACAGTTTATTTTCACAAATACTTATTGAAGAATAA
- a CDS encoding chemotaxis protein CheB, with product MYKALVIGTSFGGLEALKATLPLFPKDFPLAIIAVLHIGDNPNDSFIRYLNEICELKVKEAEEKEKITAGTIYFAPPNYHLLVESDETFALSTDSKVHHSRPSIDVLFETAAWCYKNKLIGLVLSGLNEDGAFGLHQINEMGGICIVEDPENAIARIMPSAAFKIANPQFIIPLHQISEKIIELVNSQD from the coding sequence ATGTATAAGGCTTTAGTTATAGGCACTTCATTTGGAGGACTGGAAGCTCTAAAAGCGACCCTTCCCCTTTTTCCAAAGGACTTCCCTTTGGCCATAATTGCTGTGCTTCATATTGGTGATAACCCAAACGATTCCTTTATTCGCTATTTGAATGAAATCTGTGAACTAAAGGTTAAAGAAGCTGAAGAAAAGGAAAAAATAACAGCAGGAACAATCTATTTTGCACCACCAAATTACCACCTACTTGTTGAAAGCGATGAAACATTTGCACTCTCAACTGATTCAAAAGTACATCACTCTCGCCCCTCCATTGATGTTCTGTTTGAAACAGCTGCCTGGTGCTATAAAAATAAATTAATCGGACTTGTCCTTTCCGGATTGAATGAGGATGGTGCTTTCGGTCTTCATCAAATAAACGAAATGGGAGGCATTTGCATTGTAGAAGATCCAGAAAATGCAATTGCCCGAATTATGCCTTCTGCTGCATTTAAAATTGCAAACCCTCAGTTTATAATTCCTCTTCATCAAATTTCTGAAAAGATTATTGAACTTGTGAATTCTCAGGACTAA
- a CDS encoding CheR family methyltransferase: MTSIQNKVEQDENIDIEIPLILEAIYQKYGYDFRKYSRSHIKRRLLHRMAIGHFESISQMQNMALRSKDFFMELLEDLSINVTEMFRDPEFYASFRENVIPSLKTYPFIKIWHAGCSTGEEVYSFAILLREEGILDRCQVYATDFNRKVLEIAKQGIYPIRNLEQFERNYKKSGGKSKLSDFYTMKYGSIKLDQNLVKKVVFADHNLVTDSVFAEVNLIICRNVLIYFDKDLQSRVINLFHESLSSSGHLCLGTKESLKFTSKEYHFLDIDPKQKIYKKIWVKHV; encoded by the coding sequence ATGACTAGCATTCAAAATAAAGTCGAGCAAGATGAGAATATAGATATTGAGATCCCTCTGATTCTTGAAGCTATATATCAAAAATATGGTTACGACTTTCGAAAATATTCAAGATCTCATATAAAAAGACGATTGCTTCATCGTATGGCAATTGGTCATTTCGAAAGCATATCTCAAATGCAGAATATGGCCTTGCGTTCCAAAGATTTTTTTATGGAACTGCTCGAAGATCTATCTATCAATGTAACTGAGATGTTTCGTGACCCTGAATTTTACGCCTCATTTCGAGAAAATGTGATTCCTAGTCTTAAAACCTACCCCTTCATTAAGATATGGCATGCGGGATGCTCAACGGGAGAAGAAGTCTATTCTTTTGCCATACTTCTGCGTGAAGAAGGCATTCTTGATCGCTGTCAGGTTTATGCGACTGATTTTAACCGTAAAGTCTTAGAGATCGCCAAACAAGGGATTTACCCCATACGTAACTTGGAACAATTTGAGCGAAACTACAAAAAATCAGGTGGAAAATCTAAGTTATCCGATTTTTACACCATGAAATATGGATCGATAAAATTAGATCAAAACCTGGTGAAAAAAGTGGTTTTTGCAGACCACAACCTTGTTACAGATTCTGTTTTTGCTGAGGTAAATCTCATTATCTGCCGAAATGTTCTCATCTATTTTGATAAAGATTTACAAAGTAGAGTGATCAATTTATTTCATGAAAGCCTTTCTTCGAGTGGGCATTTATGCTTAGGCACAAAAGAAAGCTTAAAGTTCACCAGTAAAGAATACCATTTTTTAGATATAGACCCGAAACAAAAAATTTACAAAAAAATCTGGGTAAAGCATGTATAA
- a CDS encoding response regulator — translation MNKDKILIVDDKEENLISLEYILSDFNVEIVKAFSGEEALKYSLKDEFAMAILDVQMPGMDGYETLELMRHRKKTKYLPVIFVSAIHQSDFHIMKGIETGAVDFIPKPIIPEVLKGKVSVFLDLYRQRKELNLVLKYLENKNEELIIAKDKAEEATRAKSMFLANMSHEIRSPMNGILGLSRLMLNETENGEHQDMLKVVTTSGEHLLQIINDILDFSKIEAGQIDLECIDFDIRKLCDTIYQLLNFRAIEKGIDFSIDIDEDIPDTLRGDSFRLNQIIMNLTNNAVKFTLKGAVKVTIRLLEKNEDWVSLHFSIKDTGIGIPDKAQKTLFREFTQSDSSISRQYGGTGLGLAISKNLTNLMGGKIKLQSKQDVGTEFMFELKFEYKEKEMTTIPESNTDFPQDLSILVAEDNPINQKVAVLTLRQLGLTCDVAKNGLEALQMYKQNNYDIILMDMQMPVLDGINASQKIRSHEANENIGNTTYIIALTASASSEDKQVCLDAGMNNFISKPFKKEELEAVLSQGVKTTHKYD, via the coding sequence ATGAATAAAGATAAAATATTAATCGTTGATGATAAGGAAGAGAATTTAATCAGTCTTGAATATATTCTCAGCGATTTTAATGTCGAAATCGTTAAAGCTTTTTCTGGAGAAGAAGCTTTGAAATACAGCCTGAAAGATGAATTTGCAATGGCAATTCTTGATGTTCAAATGCCAGGCATGGATGGTTATGAAACATTAGAATTAATGCGTCATCGGAAAAAAACCAAATATCTACCCGTCATCTTTGTTTCTGCTATTCACCAAAGCGATTTTCATATCATGAAAGGTATAGAAACAGGAGCCGTTGACTTTATTCCGAAACCAATTATCCCAGAAGTTTTAAAGGGAAAGGTTAGTGTTTTTCTGGATCTGTATCGCCAAAGGAAGGAACTAAATCTGGTTTTAAAATATCTTGAAAATAAAAACGAAGAACTTATTATTGCCAAAGATAAAGCCGAAGAAGCCACTCGTGCAAAATCGATGTTTCTAGCTAATATGTCACATGAAATTCGTTCTCCGATGAATGGTATTTTAGGCTTATCCCGATTAATGCTGAATGAAACGGAGAATGGCGAACACCAGGATATGTTAAAGGTTGTAACCACTTCAGGTGAACATCTGTTACAAATTATCAACGACATTCTGGATTTTTCAAAGATTGAAGCCGGACAAATCGACCTGGAATGCATCGACTTTGATATTAGAAAACTGTGCGATACCATATACCAGCTTCTGAATTTCAGAGCCATTGAAAAAGGGATCGATTTCAGTATTGATATTGACGAAGATATTCCTGATACTCTTAGAGGTGATTCATTCAGACTCAATCAAATCATTATGAATTTAACCAATAACGCAGTTAAATTCACATTGAAAGGAGCCGTAAAAGTGACCATTAGGTTGCTTGAGAAAAACGAAGACTGGGTCTCGTTGCATTTCTCAATAAAAGATACAGGCATTGGCATTCCTGACAAGGCTCAGAAAACCCTATTCCGGGAGTTTACACAATCTGACAGTTCAATCTCCAGACAATATGGGGGAACCGGATTGGGGCTGGCTATCTCAAAAAATCTGACCAATTTAATGGGAGGTAAAATCAAGCTTCAAAGCAAACAAGATGTCGGTACAGAATTCATGTTTGAACTCAAATTCGAATATAAAGAAAAAGAAATGACTACAATCCCAGAAAGTAATACGGATTTTCCTCAAGACCTTTCAATACTTGTAGCTGAAGACAATCCAATTAATCAGAAAGTTGCAGTCTTAACTCTAAGACAACTTGGTCTAACCTGCGATGTGGCTAAAAATGGTCTCGAAGCTTTACAAATGTACAAGCAGAATAATTACGACATCATCTTAATGGACATGCAAATGCCAGTTTTGGACGGAATCAATGCATCCCAAAAGATAAGAAGCCATGAAGCCAATGAAAACATTGGAAACACAACTTATATTATTGCGCTAACTGCGAGTGCTTCCTCTGAAGACAAACAAGTATGTCTGGACGCAGGCATGAACAATTTTATTAGCAAACCGTTTAAAAAAGAAGAACTGGAAGCGGTATTAAGTCAGGGAGTCAAAACTACTCATAAATATGACTAG
- a CDS encoding response regulator — protein MNLPISKFRDWKIKSRLFLLTVVSIISIILLGFLANFFFQSSRVLTLFMNADRIHNNTFNNGLQDYYKYIALNDKTYYISSLKKIKEANTMAYTFSSIDEHIQNLSRKDFIALFYSAFPSSHHPEEKIVNILYDRLKLLNKINPQRLKENQAIAKYGYNLGMHIQKHIENHKDGEINFELLNDINELKTHFGDFAKETEQISNNVNTALIYIIGFFILFIAIFISSISYIINRSISKPAAILAKSFKLLNKGIPQKKLNYKSNSELGILTQSFNEIQFGFTRIIHNIQKVSEGDYTAKLKPRSKQDEFTHTFNRIVDQLKASHIKNEETNWFRTGLNQLNKKLRGDQEISEVANNALQFTIKFLNAELGALYIYDEGDEVFNLKAAYGLPDKNQFKFIKKGHGLVGSITDSTEIKHIKDLPKDYFTIFSGTGEISPKEILLIPLVFNNHLWGVMELASIQEFTLQKIKFLETANETITVNIASSIARERLENLLRTTQDQANELQVQQEELRVANEELEEHTKILTENEKRLQVQQEELRVANEELEERSNQLELQKNEIEKQNQNLSQTHDELELKAKELEQASQYKSDFLANMSHELRTPLNSLLILSGMLAKNKKGNLTQSDIESAEIIHKSGKDLLQLINEVLDLSKIEAGKMTVEFAPTNAEEIKQEIMLDFKHQAEKKKLALSVEIDKNIPKTFISDKQRLSQIIKNLLSNAIKFTTKGSITVSFDKLDDKTALMRTDLDPSQALSISITDTGVGIPDDKKEAIFEAFQQADGSTSRKYGGTGLGLSISKELAYMLGGEIHLESKIDQGSTFTIIIPEKPNHESEIKHEVIRKMPPAENEKPKDVEIELSVPTQFIDDDRYSDSNKALVLLIHPEKEKAKKLLHLINQNDFKAVAAADIKSAIALAETYQPSSVIISSILLLTDGEEKLELLKNNPLTSNLPLHVVSPVDGLKEDEKDQLTTVNAVDFDSAMNEINKQLFSNSKHILIVEDNANTRQVINLLLQQNDVQIDEAVSGTEALTKIKSKQYDCIILDLGLPDFSGHELLKKLTALNIRIPNTIIYTGKELSREKHRELSKYTNSIILKGLKSDERLMDEVSLFLHHVSIKNPQSQSLHNGTLDESIFKGKKILVVDDEIRNIFALGKILEDKDMEVLEAENGKIALEVLKENNNIDLILMDVMMPEMDGYTAIEHIRKTPKIKDIPVICTTAKAMKEDYDKAIAHGANDYLSKPIDENKLFSMLKIWLYN, from the coding sequence ATGAATCTGCCTATATCGAAGTTTCGAGATTGGAAAATAAAATCCAGACTATTTCTTCTAACAGTCGTTTCAATTATAAGCATCATCCTTTTAGGCTTTTTAGCAAATTTCTTTTTTCAATCCAGTCGAGTCCTCACTCTGTTTATGAATGCTGATCGTATTCATAACAATACTTTTAACAATGGACTTCAAGACTATTATAAGTATATCGCTTTAAACGACAAAACTTATTACATTTCATCTCTTAAAAAAATTAAAGAGGCTAACACCATGGCCTATACATTTTCAAGTATTGATGAACATATTCAGAATTTATCCAGAAAAGATTTTATCGCACTCTTTTATAGTGCCTTTCCAAGTAGCCATCACCCCGAAGAAAAAATTGTCAATATTCTCTACGACCGATTAAAACTCCTCAATAAAATTAATCCTCAAAGACTGAAAGAAAATCAAGCAATAGCCAAATATGGGTATAATCTTGGCATGCATATCCAAAAACATATCGAAAATCATAAAGATGGCGAAATCAATTTTGAGCTTCTAAACGATATTAATGAACTAAAGACTCATTTTGGTGATTTTGCAAAAGAAACGGAGCAAATTTCTAATAATGTAAACACTGCTCTCATCTATATTATTGGCTTTTTTATTCTATTCATTGCTATATTCATTTCGAGTATTTCCTATATCATTAACAGATCAATTTCAAAACCCGCTGCGATTCTTGCTAAAAGTTTCAAGCTTCTCAACAAGGGGATTCCTCAAAAAAAATTGAACTATAAAAGCAATAGTGAACTTGGAATATTGACTCAATCTTTCAATGAAATTCAATTTGGATTCACGCGCATTATTCACAATATCCAAAAAGTTTCTGAAGGAGACTATACAGCCAAATTAAAGCCAAGATCTAAACAAGATGAATTTACACATACCTTCAATCGTATTGTTGATCAACTAAAAGCTTCGCACATTAAAAATGAAGAAACCAATTGGTTTCGCACAGGCTTGAACCAACTGAATAAAAAATTACGCGGCGATCAGGAAATCTCTGAAGTTGCAAACAATGCGCTTCAATTTACAATCAAATTTCTTAATGCCGAGCTTGGTGCCTTATACATTTATGATGAGGGAGATGAAGTTTTCAATCTAAAGGCAGCATATGGCTTACCCGATAAAAACCAATTCAAATTTATTAAAAAAGGCCATGGATTAGTTGGCTCTATTACTGATTCAACAGAGATTAAACACATTAAAGATCTGCCTAAAGATTATTTCACAATATTTTCGGGAACTGGTGAAATCTCACCTAAAGAAATTCTCTTAATTCCTCTGGTATTCAACAACCATTTATGGGGCGTAATGGAGTTGGCCTCGATTCAAGAATTTACGCTTCAAAAAATCAAATTCCTCGAAACAGCCAACGAAACCATAACGGTCAATATTGCTTCATCCATTGCTCGCGAACGTCTTGAAAACCTATTGAGAACAACTCAGGATCAAGCCAATGAACTACAAGTACAACAAGAAGAGTTACGTGTTGCCAACGAAGAACTTGAGGAACACACTAAAATTTTAACCGAAAACGAAAAAAGACTCCAGGTTCAGCAAGAAGAGTTACGAGTTGCCAACGAAGAACTTGAGGAACGAAGCAATCAGTTAGAATTACAGAAAAATGAGATTGAAAAACAAAACCAAAACCTTTCTCAAACACACGACGAACTCGAATTAAAAGCAAAAGAACTTGAGCAAGCTAGTCAGTATAAATCAGACTTCTTAGCTAATATGTCGCACGAATTACGCACCCCGCTCAATTCGCTGTTGATTCTTTCCGGCATGCTTGCAAAGAATAAAAAAGGGAACCTAACCCAATCAGATATTGAATCTGCTGAAATTATTCATAAAAGTGGCAAAGATCTCTTACAGCTAATAAACGAAGTACTTGACTTATCCAAAATTGAAGCAGGAAAGATGACTGTTGAATTTGCTCCTACAAATGCAGAGGAAATTAAACAGGAAATTATGCTCGATTTCAAACATCAGGCTGAAAAGAAAAAATTAGCTCTCTCTGTTGAAATAGATAAGAACATTCCAAAAACCTTTATTAGTGATAAGCAACGATTATCTCAGATTATTAAAAATCTGCTTTCGAATGCTATCAAATTCACAACAAAAGGAAGTATCACCGTGAGCTTCGATAAGCTTGATGATAAGACTGCTTTAATGAGAACAGATTTAGATCCATCACAAGCTCTTTCTATTTCGATAACAGATACTGGGGTTGGTATTCCTGATGACAAAAAAGAAGCAATATTCGAAGCTTTTCAACAAGCTGATGGAAGCACATCAAGAAAGTATGGCGGTACAGGCCTGGGCTTATCAATATCCAAAGAGTTGGCTTATATGCTTGGAGGAGAAATCCATTTGGAAAGTAAGATCGATCAAGGCTCTACATTCACGATCATCATTCCTGAAAAACCCAATCATGAATCTGAGATTAAACATGAAGTCATTCGAAAAATGCCTCCTGCAGAAAATGAAAAACCCAAAGATGTAGAGATTGAATTGTCTGTACCAACTCAATTCATTGATGATGACAGATATTCTGATTCAAATAAAGCTTTAGTTCTTTTGATTCATCCTGAGAAAGAGAAAGCTAAAAAACTGCTGCATTTAATTAATCAAAACGATTTTAAGGCTGTAGCTGCCGCTGATATAAAGTCTGCTATAGCATTGGCCGAAACGTATCAGCCATCATCAGTGATTATTTCATCTATTCTTCTATTAACTGATGGTGAGGAAAAATTGGAACTATTAAAAAATAATCCGCTTACATCCAACCTACCCTTACACGTCGTATCTCCTGTTGACGGTTTAAAAGAAGACGAAAAAGATCAACTAACAACTGTTAATGCCGTCGATTTTGATTCGGCTATGAATGAAATAAACAAACAACTTTTTTCAAATTCAAAACACATATTAATCGTTGAAGATAATGCGAACACCAGACAGGTTATAAACCTTTTGCTGCAGCAAAATGATGTGCAAATTGATGAGGCTGTAAGTGGTACCGAAGCCCTGACAAAAATTAAATCAAAACAATACGACTGCATTATTTTAGACTTGGGATTGCCTGATTTTTCAGGACACGAACTGCTCAAAAAACTAACGGCCCTTAATATCAGGATTCCTAATACCATTATATATACAGGTAAAGAACTTTCAAGAGAAAAACACAGGGAATTGAGTAAATACACCAATTCAATTATTTTAAAGGGGTTAAAATCTGATGAAAGATTAATGGATGAAGTCAGCTTGTTTTTACATCATGTTTCTATAAAAAACCCACAATCTCAATCACTACACAACGGAACTCTGGACGAATCGATATTTAAAGGAAAAAAAATCCTGGTTGTTGACGACGAAATTCGAAACATATTTGCCCTAGGAAAAATCCTTGAGGATAAAGATATGGAAGTCCTTGAAGCTGAAAATGGGAAAATTGCTCTGGAAGTCCTTAAGGAAAATAATAACATCGATTTGATTCTAATGGATGTCATGATGCCTGAGATGGACGGTTATACCGCCATTGAACATATCCGAAAAACACCCAAAATTAAAGATATTCCCGTAATCTGTACAACTGCTAAGGCAATGAAAGAAGATTACGACAAAGCGATTGCACATGGAGCCAATGATTATCTATCAAAACCGATAGATGAAAATAAGTTGTTTTCAATGCTAAAAATCTGGTTATACAATTAA
- a CDS encoding tetratricopeptide repeat protein, which yields MKQILIVLLLVSSFAVSAQHKDLNKLFSKGKFEKVIEQAVVRLEKSPDDAILNMIIGRAHASMNRYQTAIPFLQKGVEAEEQDSAVKAWCLAEMGNAYYYTGQREKGLAYLKKAIEMQATRSCSRFAQNCLKRFQENKYFQKWKVRETEHLRFHFQDESVVDNVEKYIAQHEKAYQVINQFFKAELGKKIDFFVWKDREEAYDVLGRPLGFANSERKIINVWYKQTRGYEICHIICDVAIQPKKKSLLINEGVCVYLDQTIHNKMDAARQVLPKGEFHLLELWESPTHYERDLSYPMGGAFIDFLINKAGRGKIILLLKDQTIENAEKIYPDFKNLVKVFEAMLEG from the coding sequence ATGAAACAAATTTTGATCGTATTGTTGTTGGTTTCCAGTTTTGCCGTTTCGGCACAGCATAAAGATTTAAACAAACTCTTTTCTAAAGGAAAATTTGAAAAAGTGATTGAACAAGCTGTTGTAAGACTTGAAAAATCGCCTGACGATGCGATCTTAAATATGATAATCGGCCGAGCGCACGCATCTATGAATCGGTATCAAACAGCAATTCCATTTCTTCAAAAGGGTGTCGAGGCAGAAGAACAAGATTCAGCGGTTAAGGCATGGTGTTTGGCTGAAATGGGTAATGCTTATTACTATACGGGACAGAGGGAAAAAGGATTGGCATATTTGAAAAAGGCCATTGAGATGCAGGCAACCAGGAGTTGTTCACGTTTTGCTCAAAATTGTTTGAAGCGCTTTCAAGAGAACAAATATTTTCAAAAATGGAAAGTTCGAGAAACAGAACACCTTCGTTTTCATTTTCAAGATGAATCTGTAGTTGATAATGTTGAAAAATATATCGCTCAGCACGAAAAAGCTTATCAAGTAATTAATCAATTTTTTAAGGCTGAACTAGGTAAGAAGATTGACTTTTTTGTATGGAAGGATAGGGAAGAGGCTTATGATGTGTTGGGACGCCCTTTAGGTTTTGCAAACTCGGAAAGAAAAATAATAAATGTCTGGTATAAGCAAACTAGGGGATATGAAATTTGCCATATTATTTGTGATGTGGCCATTCAGCCAAAAAAGAAGAGTCTACTGATAAACGAAGGTGTTTGTGTCTATTTAGATCAGACGATTCACAATAAGATGGATGCAGCCAGACAAGTTCTACCCAAGGGAGAATTTCATTTGCTTGAGCTTTGGGAATCACCAACACATTATGAGAGAGATTTATCTTATCCAATGGGTGGTGCTTTTATCGATTTCTTAATCAATAAGGCAGGCCGGGGAAAAATTATTTTGCTGTTGAAGGACCAGACAATAGAGAATGCCGAAAAAATTTACCCTGATTTTAAGAATCTTGTCAAAGTATTTGAAGCTATGTTGGAGGGCTAA